Proteins encoded within one genomic window of Phototrophicus methaneseepsis:
- a CDS encoding TIR domain-containing protein, whose translation MARIFISYSRTDESFAYQLATYLEEVGAEVWIDQTHIRAGKNWSNAIQQGLDDADVMLVVLSPDSMASVNVTNEWQYFFDNGKTIIPVLWQPTKVHFQLHRLQYVDFHSQPFDAAMDQLTIELTNRSGEVSRIAPMKTTNLQTLPPKGMRPVPSTETAKPKRGKRSMVGLFGMIALVILPIVGIGAVGANLLMNRAPAMPTPDPIATTPAPIHTATAAATPDTSIPLDAQCPVDFAGYLEPRLETGTYNARIKETGGANRLRAEPHTSGAFVTMLEEGHVLEEVIAGPACAEGYVWWRIRSGDDTGWTAESSFEENTYYIEPFPPTRDLGLSNPVAVPTETPSRFGFTGPLPTMTSAQ comes from the coding sequence ATGGCGCGCATATTCATAAGCTACAGCCGGACAGATGAATCATTCGCTTATCAACTCGCCACTTATCTCGAAGAAGTCGGTGCGGAAGTTTGGATTGATCAGACGCACATCCGGGCAGGCAAAAATTGGAGCAATGCCATCCAACAGGGGCTCGATGATGCGGATGTGATGCTCGTCGTCCTCTCGCCGGATTCTATGGCTTCCGTCAATGTCACCAACGAATGGCAGTATTTCTTCGATAACGGCAAGACCATCATCCCCGTACTGTGGCAGCCTACGAAAGTGCACTTTCAGTTGCATCGTCTGCAATATGTTGATTTCCACTCGCAGCCCTTTGATGCGGCGATGGATCAACTCACGATTGAGCTGACGAATCGCAGCGGCGAAGTATCTCGTATTGCGCCCATGAAAACGACAAACCTTCAGACACTCCCCCCCAAGGGGATGCGCCCGGTTCCCTCAACGGAAACAGCTAAGCCAAAGCGTGGCAAACGTTCTATGGTCGGCCTCTTTGGCATGATTGCCCTGGTGATACTGCCCATCGTCGGCATTGGCGCTGTGGGCGCGAACCTGCTGATGAATCGCGCCCCTGCCATGCCAACGCCTGACCCCATCGCCACAACGCCCGCTCCTATTCACACGGCCACGGCAGCGGCCACACCAGATACCTCAATCCCTCTCGATGCACAGTGCCCAGTGGATTTTGCTGGCTATCTGGAACCACGCCTCGAGACCGGGACTTATAACGCGCGTATCAAAGAGACCGGCGGCGCGAACCGCCTGCGTGCAGAGCCGCATACATCGGGGGCTTTCGTGACGATGTTAGAAGAAGGTCATGTGCTGGAAGAAGTCATCGCAGGGCCAGCCTGTGCAGAAGGCTACGTCTGGTGGCGCATACGCTCCGGCGATGATACGGGTTGGACTGCGGAATCTTCCTTTGAAGAGAACACCTATTACATAGAGCCATTCCCGCCCACGCGTGACCTGGGCCTGAGCAATCCCGTTGCTGTGCCAACAGAAACTCCAAGCCGATTCGGCTTTACAGGACCCTTGCCGACGATGACCTCCGCGCAGTAG
- a CDS encoding FHA domain-containing protein, with amino-acid sequence MGRNYIENSKLTVTKFNRVSYRPKKRDTEGLGALQEAPKILDFVLPNGGIITMSTHEEILIGRKARPNDPMVSLDLQPYEGRDLGVSRCHAMMAVMHNKLTIQDLNSLNHTLLNGQMLIPMKRYTLRDGDKISLGSFVMEVHFVG; translated from the coding sequence ATGGGCAGAAACTATATCGAAAATAGTAAGTTGACTGTTACCAAATTCAATAGAGTCTCTTACCGCCCTAAAAAGCGGGATACAGAAGGGCTTGGGGCCCTGCAAGAAGCCCCAAAGATTCTTGATTTCGTCCTACCAAATGGCGGCATTATCACCATGTCTACCCATGAGGAGATTCTGATTGGTCGTAAAGCACGCCCCAACGATCCGATGGTCAGCCTGGATTTACAGCCTTACGAGGGGCGCGACTTGGGTGTTTCTCGCTGCCATGCGATGATGGCGGTGATGCACAACAAACTCACAATCCAGGATTTAAACAGCCTGAATCACACGCTCTTAAACGGTCAGATGCTCATCCCGATGAAGCGCTATACCCTGCGAGATGGGGATAAGATCAGCCTGGGGTCTTTTGTGATGGAAGTCCATTTTGTTGGGTAG
- a CDS encoding DUF6188 family protein, whose protein sequence is MNLKPLKTTAIMTAAITLHRLPDRWSLPINGARITQFLVDRALAIRFQHEAERTILRIENDFYFQTGGGVHQPISLSHKGEVGNILILYGQSVTDFAIRDSGRLEVSLGEYRLVVDPHETVQAWQVVAESGLHVTCEPQGQLLIRRDTP, encoded by the coding sequence ATGAACCTCAAACCGCTTAAGACGACTGCTATTATGACTGCTGCGATTACACTGCATAGACTGCCTGATCGATGGAGTCTACCCATCAACGGGGCGCGTATTACCCAATTTCTGGTGGATCGTGCTCTCGCTATTCGTTTTCAGCATGAAGCTGAACGTACGATTTTGCGTATTGAGAATGACTTTTATTTTCAGACAGGCGGCGGCGTACACCAACCCATCTCCCTTTCTCATAAGGGCGAAGTGGGGAATATCTTGATCTTATATGGGCAATCTGTCACCGATTTTGCAATCCGTGATAGTGGCCGCCTTGAAGTTTCTTTGGGGGAATACCGGCTCGTGGTTGATCCTCATGAAACGGTACAAGCCTGGCAGGTTGTCGCAGAGAGTGGCCTGCACGTGACCTGTGAGCCACAAGGCCAGCTCTTGATTCGGCGCGATACCCCTTAG